The following proteins come from a genomic window of Neptunomonas concharum:
- a CDS encoding pilus assembly PilX family protein translates to MRTKIDKQKPLREKGAALIVGLIMLLLLTIIGLSAMQGTAMQEKMSGNMRDITVAFNGGETALRYVEEGFLKTMNTLDKGKGFSACTSSCQVVNSYQSDPAAQNALLSGAASWDTAAMAYGAVKDAGGTTIGIPTGSKIDHTGNPSGAVVAANPLLMVEYIVFKKDSFDQGLGDVDDRGTDLYRNTVKAAGGSPNAQAIVQTIFARRFK, encoded by the coding sequence ATGAGAACTAAAATAGATAAACAGAAGCCTTTGCGTGAGAAAGGCGCAGCGCTAATCGTTGGTTTGATTATGCTGCTGTTGCTAACCATCATTGGGTTAAGTGCGATGCAAGGGACCGCGATGCAAGAGAAAATGAGTGGCAATATGAGAGATATTACGGTCGCTTTTAATGGTGGTGAAACAGCGTTGCGTTATGTAGAAGAAGGTTTTTTAAAAACCATGAATACGCTCGATAAAGGAAAAGGTTTTTCGGCATGCACGAGTAGTTGCCAGGTTGTTAATTCCTATCAGTCAGATCCTGCGGCCCAAAATGCTTTATTGAGTGGCGCTGCCAGTTGGGATACGGCTGCGATGGCATACGGTGCGGTCAAAGATGCGGGCGGTACAACCATTGGTATACCGACTGGCAGTAAAATTGATCATACAGGGAACCCCTCGGGTGCGGTGGTTGCTGCAAATCCCTTATTAATGGTTGAGTATATCGTATTTAAAAAGGATTCATTCGATCAAGGGCTTGGAGACGTTGACGACCGCGGAACAGATCTTTATCGAAACACGGTTAAAGCAGCAGGTGGTAGCCCTAATGCTCAAGCAATAGTGCAAACTATTTTTGCCAGACGATTTAAGTAA
- a CDS encoding FKBP-type peptidyl-prolyl cis-trans isomerase, which translates to MTDIVIGPETTVTLHFEIRLENGEVVDSNFERAPATFTVGDGNMLAGFEAAMFGLKAGDRTILEITPEHGFGMPNPSNIQKVGRESFSGMELEEGLVIAFQDASGELPGVIRAFDDVNVEVDFNHPLAGKVLAFEVEILSVQ; encoded by the coding sequence ATGACAGATATAGTGATAGGGCCAGAAACCACAGTGACATTGCATTTTGAGATACGTCTTGAAAATGGTGAGGTAGTTGATAGTAATTTTGAACGCGCTCCGGCCACCTTTACCGTCGGAGACGGCAATATGCTAGCTGGGTTTGAAGCTGCAATGTTTGGGCTGAAAGCGGGAGATCGGACGATACTTGAAATAACGCCCGAACACGGCTTTGGAATGCCTAACCCTAGCAATATTCAGAAAGTAGGACGTGAGAGCTTTTCGGGTATGGAGCTTGAAGAAGGGTTAGTTATTGCCTTCCAGGATGCAAGTGGTGAATTACCCGGCGTCATACGCGCATTTGATGATGTTAATGTTGAAGTAGATTTTAATCACCCATTGGCGGGCAAGGTGCTGGCTTTTGAGGTAGAAATTCTATCTGTTCAATAA
- a CDS encoding GspH/FimT family pseudopilin, with product MCKDAFAYPCPRILGILSMPFRQQSGFTLIELLVTMTILLIFITLGIPSFSQALVRHELQSASLSIRQGLHIARSESVKRSGLMHICSLAADLQQCSGKRGVGRTQWARGMLVFHDVNRNKQFDQGLDQILYVTEFPDAMSVEWGRGDYLAYASSGRLKFSNGTFRVVHSGSGKERRLVLNRIGRVRSTEI from the coding sequence ATGTGCAAGGACGCGTTTGCTTACCCGTGCCCCCGTATTCTGGGCATTCTCTCTATGCCGTTTCGGCAGCAGTCAGGTTTTACCTTGATTGAATTACTCGTCACTATGACGATTTTGCTTATCTTTATCACTCTGGGCATTCCCTCATTTTCGCAGGCGTTGGTTCGACATGAACTGCAATCCGCTTCTTTGTCTATCAGGCAAGGTCTACATATTGCGCGATCAGAATCGGTGAAGCGTTCAGGCTTGATGCATATTTGCAGTTTAGCCGCAGATCTCCAGCAGTGCTCTGGCAAGCGGGGCGTCGGGCGCACGCAATGGGCTAGAGGTATGTTGGTTTTTCATGATGTGAATAGGAATAAGCAGTTTGATCAGGGCTTGGATCAAATTCTGTATGTCACAGAGTTTCCGGATGCTATGTCGGTGGAGTGGGGGCGAGGTGACTACTTGGCTTATGCGTCCAGTGGCCGTCTGAAGTTTAGTAATGGCACATTTCGTGTGGTACATTCGGGCAGTGGTAAAGAGCGCCGTTTGGTGTTAAATCGTATAGGGCGGGTACGATCGACTGAGATTTGA
- a CDS encoding GspH/FimT family pseudopilin has product MMKRNRGFTLIELMVTVAVLVILITVAIPSFINLIQNSRSAALANSVVTALNYARSEAVKRNTNVEFCAGTNRTTCAGALTDGWNVQLSDTELLRSWDAPDAGAVITKDVAGVITFTGSGRLNTGAVTLTTKYNNCTGDRSRTIRINASGRVSVTRTAC; this is encoded by the coding sequence ATGATGAAACGTAACCGTGGTTTTACATTGATCGAGCTAATGGTCACTGTGGCTGTATTGGTAATATTAATCACCGTCGCCATACCTAGCTTTATCAATCTGATACAAAACAGCCGTTCAGCGGCATTAGCAAATTCGGTCGTCACTGCATTGAACTATGCACGCAGTGAAGCGGTCAAGCGTAATACCAATGTGGAGTTTTGTGCAGGTACCAATCGAACCACCTGTGCAGGTGCATTGACGGATGGTTGGAATGTGCAACTTTCGGACACGGAACTTCTGCGCAGTTGGGATGCCCCCGATGCAGGAGCCGTAATAACAAAAGATGTCGCAGGGGTTATTACTTTTACAGGGAGCGGTCGCTTAAATACGGGAGCCGTTACCCTGACAACAAAGTATAACAACTGTACGGGTGATCGAAGCCGAACGATTCGTATCAACGCCTCTGGTCGAGTGAGTGTGACGCGTACAGCATGTTGA
- the thiO gene encoding glycine oxidase ThiO: protein MSDFVIVGAGVMGMMLTRELAQAGATVTLLDRNHCASESTWAGGGIVSPLYPWRYADPVTSLATWSQSSYIHLSQALLEETDCDPELRQKGMYMVDVEDEEAALAWAKKYHRPLSQVDDKHLYNLEPNFQPGYRSALWMPEVASIRNPRLGQALKQSLQQMPNVSICEHHDVECFLHTGKSVLGVKAQGAAFYGDHTVVAAGAWSSQLLASLNIQLPVGPVKGQMMVFKAPVGLVNRVVLMAGRYVIPRNDGHVLVGSTLEKEGFDKTPTDAAKDVLYQTAINIIPALAEYPIAYHWAGLRPGSPQGIPYIGSVPGWENLSVNAGQFRNGLVLAPASTRLHADLLLGREPVIDPQAYQLAGRI, encoded by the coding sequence ATGAGCGATTTTGTCATCGTAGGGGCGGGCGTCATGGGTATGATGTTAACGCGAGAGCTGGCGCAAGCAGGCGCAACGGTTACGTTACTTGATCGAAACCATTGTGCTTCTGAGTCCACGTGGGCTGGTGGAGGTATTGTGTCACCGCTTTACCCTTGGCGCTACGCAGATCCAGTTACTTCTCTTGCAACCTGGTCTCAGAGCAGTTACATCCATCTATCTCAAGCGCTGTTAGAAGAAACAGACTGTGATCCTGAACTACGCCAAAAAGGTATGTATATGGTGGATGTGGAGGATGAGGAAGCCGCACTCGCTTGGGCTAAAAAATACCATCGCCCACTCTCCCAAGTTGATGATAAGCACCTCTATAACCTTGAGCCAAATTTCCAGCCCGGTTATCGTTCGGCCTTATGGATGCCAGAGGTTGCGAGTATTCGGAATCCGAGGTTAGGTCAAGCATTAAAGCAAAGTTTGCAGCAGATGCCGAATGTTTCGATATGTGAACATCATGATGTTGAGTGCTTTTTGCATACAGGTAAATCCGTGCTAGGGGTTAAAGCACAAGGGGCTGCGTTTTATGGAGACCATACGGTTGTTGCGGCAGGTGCTTGGAGTAGCCAGTTGCTTGCTTCACTAAATATCCAACTTCCGGTTGGGCCTGTAAAGGGGCAGATGATGGTGTTTAAAGCCCCGGTTGGTTTAGTTAACCGAGTGGTATTGATGGCTGGGCGCTATGTGATTCCAAGAAACGATGGGCACGTGCTGGTGGGCTCTACCTTAGAGAAAGAAGGTTTTGACAAAACACCCACGGACGCAGCCAAAGACGTGCTCTACCAAACGGCCATTAACATTATTCCGGCGCTAGCCGAGTATCCTATAGCTTATCATTGGGCAGGGTTACGGCCTGGCTCACCGCAGGGAATACCTTATATTGGTTCTGTACCCGGCTGGGAGAATCTATCTGTTAATGCAGGGCAGTTTCGTAATGGACTTGTATTAGCGCCAGCGTCAACGCGACTACACGCTGATCTTCTGCTAGGTCGAGAGCCTGTCATTGATCCGCAAGCTTACCAATTAGCAGGTCGTATATAG
- the lspA gene encoding signal peptidase II, which yields MNKSFRSAVGSLVWLWLTALVLIVDLWTKSLAQQLLEYGVPNQVIPILDMTLLYNTGAAFSFLSDAGGWQRWFFIAIALAVSGLLLVWLKRTEKQQWWLGMALALILGGALGNIHDRIFLGYVVDFISVHYQSYYFPAFNLADSAITLGAVVMIIDMLFLEKQRDLEELHGQPDRRK from the coding sequence ATGAATAAATCATTCAGATCGGCTGTAGGTTCATTGGTTTGGCTTTGGCTCACAGCACTCGTGCTCATCGTAGACCTATGGACCAAGAGCTTGGCGCAGCAGCTACTGGAATATGGGGTGCCTAATCAAGTCATCCCTATCTTGGATATGACACTGTTGTATAACACCGGCGCTGCTTTTAGCTTTTTATCAGATGCTGGCGGTTGGCAGCGTTGGTTTTTTATAGCGATTGCGTTAGCAGTCAGTGGTTTGTTACTGGTGTGGCTTAAACGCACCGAAAAGCAGCAATGGTGGCTAGGAATGGCGCTGGCTTTGATACTGGGAGGCGCGCTGGGGAATATTCATGATCGAATCTTTCTAGGGTACGTTGTGGATTTTATTTCAGTGCATTATCAGAGCTACTATTTTCCAGCTTTTAATCTGGCAGATAGTGCCATTACGTTAGGAGCTGTCGTGATGATTATTGATATGCTATTTCTGGAAAAACAGCGCGACCTTGAAGAGCTTCATGGCCAACCCGATCGGAGAAAATAA
- a CDS encoding type IV pilin protein — MKRYSETGFSLIELMITVAIVAILASIAYPSYQQHVLRSWRTTATGCVLQLGQAMERRYTTATPMSYAGAFPADGCTAENGMDARYTFSFSPVGNLAAGAQAYIIQAVPQGAQAGDTQCGTLTLNEQGTRTESGTGTVNDCW; from the coding sequence ATGAAGCGATATTCTGAAACCGGCTTCTCCCTTATCGAGCTGATGATCACTGTGGCAATCGTTGCGATTCTTGCATCGATTGCTTACCCCAGTTATCAGCAGCATGTGTTGCGCTCTTGGCGAACGACGGCAACCGGTTGTGTTTTACAGCTAGGGCAAGCGATGGAGAGACGTTATACCACCGCTACACCGATGAGTTATGCTGGTGCGTTTCCAGCGGATGGCTGTACGGCTGAGAATGGTATGGATGCACGCTATACCTTTTCATTTTCTCCGGTTGGTAATTTGGCGGCGGGTGCACAGGCTTATATTATCCAAGCTGTTCCTCAAGGGGCGCAAGCCGGTGATACACAGTGCGGTACGCTAACACTGAATGAGCAAGGTACGAGGACGGAGAGCGGTACTGGCACGGTTAATGATTGCTGGTAA
- a CDS encoding pilus assembly protein, protein MLGSLYKKGLFVALYVCFPALLKADPLSLSQAPLSVSRSVAPNVMLLLDNSGSMNHIVWDSVYTEDNNGTLVWSSGYNDSVVYNDWSDGNWQSRNTVFSSNIGNCTNGGKYGENSAGAWRCLILPAPEGGNTRYLGNYLNYLFENHGVNSSTVDLTSGANALSADAQITRMETVRRVARKIIDETPNIRFGLTKLGKWDGNSLDDNTVAGTVVAGCADPNSLPNPSNTGYTHKNLLEDEISALTASTWTPLAEAYYEVTRYFRGIGASASNGFPSGSPIKYRCQKNFTIILTDGLPTYDATFPSSDPDVPSGRTVQNWDGNASNDGTGGNEDQEGSNLHLDDIALFAWDTDFKKSGDDAAGISFNDAAFSRQNMLTYTVGFAVNNQMLIDAADTGRFDNNPADGQFYLANNEDTLLAALKAALQDIAEKSGSSSSAAASTGRVQAGSRVYQARFNSADWSGALLAFDIESDPTNPNYGNLKEDLSGNVVPAFDAAFKIPGWNARTIISNKANVASGGNSGIPFRWGQFTGGANSERDRYFNNDQAMLQYLRGRNTSDSNRDVSIYRARPQSSGKYNNLGDIVHSSPYYVGAPSARYTDTFESEKYSEFAATYKDRTPMVYVGANDGMLHGMDAASGVEKFAFIPGSLLPKLRELSEPNYVHKYYVDGSPTVVDAFDATNQKWRTVLVGGLNQGGQAIYALDITDPSTFSESNASSLFLWEFTDANDADLGYTYSRPKIIKMRDGKWYAVFGNGYNNTEVDGNVSTTGDAAIYIVDLWTGTLFKKITVDTGSSKDPTSANRPNGFSTITPVDVTGDNVVDYIYGGDLFGNVWKFDVSDADTSKWELDYRLFTACSGVSCGASNTQPITTPVTVGRSKNGIGHMVYFGTGKYLETTDNNGAAGGVQSFYGIWDKGATVASRSALLEQSIISEVPISVINKNGTPDDTSDDFQEIVPLRKTSNNYASTSNLGWYIDLVPPGNNSERGERLISAPVLRGDRIIYVTSIPADDPCSPSGDSWIMTMDALNGGRLNHTYDIDKDRSFGQGDKRFSEGGDPVVATGIKVASGGNSPSFMPGTDVDKVIISGTDKIDIVDLYEGDNVNRQSWQQISR, encoded by the coding sequence ATGTTAGGCTCACTGTATAAGAAGGGTTTGTTTGTCGCCCTGTATGTTTGTTTTCCGGCGCTGCTCAAGGCAGATCCGCTCAGCTTATCTCAAGCCCCGTTGTCAGTTTCTAGGTCGGTTGCTCCCAATGTTATGTTACTGCTGGATAACTCTGGGAGTATGAATCATATTGTGTGGGATAGCGTATACACAGAGGATAATAATGGCACGCTTGTTTGGAGTTCAGGTTATAACGACTCTGTTGTATATAATGACTGGTCGGACGGAAACTGGCAGTCAAGAAACACAGTTTTCTCTAGTAACATCGGGAATTGTACAAACGGGGGAAAGTACGGGGAAAACTCTGCCGGTGCTTGGCGTTGTTTGATATTGCCTGCTCCGGAGGGTGGTAATACGCGCTATCTCGGGAATTATCTCAACTATTTGTTTGAAAATCATGGGGTGAATAGTAGTACTGTTGATTTGACATCAGGCGCAAATGCCTTAAGCGCCGATGCTCAGATAACAAGAATGGAAACAGTAAGGCGTGTTGCACGAAAAATCATCGATGAAACGCCTAACATACGTTTTGGCTTAACCAAGTTAGGTAAATGGGATGGCAATAGCCTAGACGATAACACGGTTGCTGGAACCGTGGTTGCTGGGTGTGCAGATCCTAACTCGTTGCCGAATCCTAGTAATACGGGTTATACCCACAAAAATCTACTAGAGGATGAAATTTCAGCCTTGACTGCCTCCACTTGGACTCCGCTTGCAGAGGCTTATTATGAAGTGACACGCTATTTTAGGGGGATAGGGGCATCAGCATCAAATGGTTTCCCTAGTGGAAGCCCTATCAAGTATCGTTGCCAAAAGAATTTCACCATCATTCTGACAGACGGCTTACCGACATATGATGCGACGTTTCCCTCTTCTGATCCGGATGTGCCCTCTGGAAGAACAGTCCAAAACTGGGATGGTAATGCTAGCAATGATGGTACAGGAGGGAATGAAGATCAGGAAGGTTCTAATCTACACTTAGATGATATTGCTCTGTTTGCTTGGGATACTGATTTTAAAAAGTCAGGTGATGATGCTGCCGGTATTTCTTTTAATGATGCTGCGTTTTCTAGGCAGAATATGCTTACTTACACGGTTGGGTTTGCGGTTAATAATCAAATGTTAATCGATGCGGCTGATACTGGGCGATTCGATAACAATCCTGCTGACGGCCAGTTCTATTTGGCAAACAATGAAGATACGTTATTAGCTGCTTTAAAAGCTGCATTGCAGGATATAGCTGAGAAATCTGGGTCTTCTTCATCTGCTGCAGCAAGTACAGGGAGGGTTCAAGCGGGCTCTCGTGTTTACCAGGCTCGTTTTAATAGCGCGGACTGGAGTGGTGCATTACTTGCGTTTGATATTGAGTCAGATCCTACCAATCCTAACTATGGTAACTTGAAAGAAGATTTGTCAGGTAACGTAGTGCCTGCTTTTGATGCCGCCTTTAAAATACCAGGTTGGAACGCTAGAACTATCATATCGAATAAAGCTAATGTCGCGTCAGGCGGTAATAGCGGGATTCCTTTTAGATGGGGGCAATTTACTGGGGGGGCTAATAGCGAGCGTGATAGATATTTCAATAATGACCAAGCTATGCTTCAGTATCTTAGAGGGCGAAATACTAGCGACTCAAACCGTGATGTTTCGATTTATAGGGCAAGACCTCAGTCATCTGGGAAGTACAATAACTTAGGCGATATTGTCCATTCCTCTCCGTATTATGTGGGCGCGCCATCAGCACGCTATACAGATACGTTTGAGTCTGAAAAGTATTCGGAGTTCGCGGCGACATATAAAGATCGAACACCTATGGTTTATGTTGGAGCGAATGATGGGATGCTCCACGGTATGGACGCAGCTTCAGGCGTAGAAAAATTTGCATTCATCCCAGGTTCTTTACTGCCCAAGCTTCGTGAATTGTCTGAACCTAATTATGTGCACAAGTATTATGTTGATGGTTCCCCAACAGTTGTAGATGCTTTTGACGCAACGAATCAGAAATGGCGAACTGTACTTGTTGGCGGCTTGAATCAAGGAGGGCAGGCTATTTATGCCTTAGATATTACTGATCCTAGCACCTTTTCAGAGTCCAATGCGTCTTCTTTGTTTTTGTGGGAATTCACAGATGCTAATGATGCTGACTTAGGATATACCTACAGCAGGCCCAAGATAATCAAAATGCGGGATGGTAAGTGGTATGCCGTGTTTGGTAATGGATACAATAATACTGAAGTCGACGGTAACGTGAGTACCACAGGGGATGCTGCAATATATATTGTTGATTTATGGACAGGAACTCTTTTCAAGAAAATTACTGTTGATACTGGTAGTTCGAAGGATCCGACTTCTGCTAATAGACCAAACGGTTTTTCGACAATTACTCCAGTAGATGTGACAGGTGATAATGTTGTTGACTATATCTATGGAGGTGACCTGTTTGGTAATGTGTGGAAATTCGATGTCAGTGATGCTGATACATCCAAATGGGAATTGGATTACCGCCTATTTACCGCATGTAGTGGAGTTTCCTGCGGCGCATCCAACACACAACCAATAACGACTCCTGTCACCGTAGGGCGCTCAAAAAATGGTATTGGGCATATGGTGTACTTTGGCACTGGGAAATATCTTGAAACGACAGACAATAACGGTGCAGCTGGTGGTGTGCAGAGTTTTTATGGTATTTGGGATAAAGGCGCAACGGTTGCAAGCCGCTCAGCGCTTTTGGAGCAGTCAATTATAAGCGAAGTTCCTATCTCAGTTATTAACAAAAACGGCACTCCTGATGATACAAGCGATGATTTTCAGGAGATCGTACCGTTAAGGAAGACATCTAATAATTATGCATCAACGTCAAATTTGGGATGGTATATCGACCTAGTACCACCGGGTAACAACAGTGAAAGAGGGGAGCGCTTGATTTCGGCTCCCGTACTTAGAGGCGATCGCATAATCTATGTAACCAGTATTCCTGCGGATGATCCATGTTCGCCTAGTGGTGATAGTTGGATTATGACGATGGACGCTCTTAACGGAGGTCGATTGAATCATACATATGACATCGATAAAGATCGAAGTTTTGGCCAAGGAGATAAGCGCTTCAGCGAAGGGGGAGATCCTGTGGTGGCGACTGGAATAAAAGTCGCATCGGGGGGGAATTCACCAAGTTTTATGCCAGGGACTGATGTGGACAAGGTTATTATATCAGGAACAGATAAGATTGATATTGTCGATCTTTATGAAGGGGATAATGTAAATCGACAAAGCTGGCAGCAGATAAGTCGCTAA
- the pilV gene encoding type IV pilus modification protein PilV has product MRKRVYRHMIDKAQQGATLIEILITVLVMSVGLVGMATLQFDAVKLNNDALLRTKAVNLANDMADRIRANPDAAEGGDYDFTLGATAPTSPADTAEQDQSDWLAALANELPSGQGSIAVSTVGNISEVNIQVCWDEDRSGTQPATCFTFVSGL; this is encoded by the coding sequence ATGAGAAAGCGTGTTTATAGGCACATGATAGACAAAGCGCAGCAAGGTGCAACGCTAATAGAGATACTGATTACGGTATTAGTGATGTCGGTAGGCTTGGTTGGCATGGCTACATTGCAGTTTGATGCGGTGAAGCTTAATAATGATGCCTTGCTAAGAACCAAAGCCGTGAATCTGGCTAATGATATGGCTGACAGGATTCGAGCAAACCCCGATGCCGCTGAAGGGGGGGATTATGACTTTACCCTTGGAGCGACGGCTCCAACAAGTCCAGCCGATACGGCGGAGCAAGATCAGAGTGATTGGTTGGCTGCTTTAGCAAATGAGTTGCCTAGTGGGCAAGGCTCGATAGCTGTCAGTACGGTGGGTAATATTTCTGAAGTGAATATTCAAGTTTGTTGGGATGAGGACCGCAGTGGTACACAGCCAGCAACCTGCTTTACGTTTGTGTCGGGGCTTTAA
- a CDS encoding PilW family protein has product MSKYYRKKAQQGFSLVELMIAMLLGLLLLVGVVNLFLGSSQTYRLQEALFRVQESGRFALDIIQRDLLNAGFQNVIPIGANRDTDIVAVTGHPNSTPLPSAVINNGVASDILQLNMNEFRDGAGTLVGDIYYYLAPDVSGESSLYRNADAVVEGVEAIEFLYGVDTDGDREPDSFNTRTAVGAGQWEDVIAVRVSILVAAGGAGIVETAQTPSAPFAAVDTSDRRMYQVFSNTIVLRNKMP; this is encoded by the coding sequence ATGAGTAAGTATTACAGAAAAAAAGCGCAGCAAGGCTTCTCATTAGTTGAGTTGATGATTGCTATGCTGCTGGGATTGCTCCTTTTGGTTGGAGTAGTAAACCTGTTTTTAGGTTCCAGCCAAACATATCGTCTGCAGGAAGCTTTGTTTAGAGTTCAAGAGTCTGGGCGATTTGCATTAGATATCATTCAGAGGGATTTGTTAAATGCAGGGTTTCAGAATGTAATTCCCATTGGGGCTAATAGAGATACAGATATTGTGGCTGTCACTGGGCACCCAAACTCTACTCCCTTGCCTTCTGCGGTCATTAATAATGGGGTTGCCAGTGATATCTTGCAGCTAAATATGAATGAATTTAGAGATGGTGCTGGAACGCTTGTTGGTGACATTTACTACTATTTAGCGCCGGATGTGAGTGGAGAGAGCTCTTTGTATCGTAATGCCGATGCTGTTGTAGAGGGAGTTGAAGCCATTGAGTTTCTTTATGGTGTAGATACGGATGGTGATAGGGAGCCTGATAGCTTTAATACGCGAACTGCTGTTGGTGCGGGCCAGTGGGAGGACGTTATTGCCGTAAGAGTCAGTATATTAGTTGCTGCTGGGGGGGCGGGTATTGTTGAAACAGCGCAAACCCCATCAGCTCCTTTTGCAGCTGTCGATACTTCAGATCGAAGAATGTACCAAGTGTTTAGTAATACGATTGTACTAAGAAACAAAATGCCTTGA